A part of Papaver somniferum cultivar HN1 unplaced genomic scaffold, ASM357369v1 unplaced-scaffold_118, whole genome shotgun sequence genomic DNA contains:
- the LOC113330539 gene encoding peroxidase 12-like yields the protein MASSSFLQMMMMLLVFIIAFGTSTRSGVVVVDAQTSPPIAPGLSLIFHETNCPNLETIIRNRLWTIFNSDIAQAAGLLRLHFHDCFVQGCDGSVLLDGSASGPSEKNAPPNLSLKAEAFRIIEDLRARVHSACGRIVSCSDIVAIAARDSVFLSGGPYYRVPLGRRDGLTFATLNDTLQNLPPPSANASVLISALATLNLTATDLVALSGGHTIGIGSCGSFEDRLYPTQDTTMDQTFARNLKRTCPALNTTNTTVLDIRTPNVFDNRYYVDLMNRQGLFTSDQDLYTDSRTRPIVTSYAVNQSLFFERFVFSMIKMGQLSVLTGSQGEIRSNCSARNPASSSSYLSSVVHIDEEQQEVVEGESAAF from the exons AtggcttcttcttcatttctccaAATGATGATGATGCTGCTAGTGTTTATCATTGCTTTTGGAACTAGTACTAGATCAGGAGTAGTGGTAGTCGACGCACAAACTTCACCACCAATAGCACCGGGACTGTCATTGATTTTCCATGAAACAAACTGTCCCAACTTGGAAACTATAATAAGAAACAGGCTCTGGACTATCTTCAACAGTGATATTGCACAAGCTGCTGGCTTGCTCCGTCTTCACTTCCATGACTGCTTTGTTCAG GGCTGTGATGGATCAGTATTGTTGGATGGGTCTGCTAGTGGTCCGAGTGAGAAGAATGCGCCACCAAACCTCTCACTCAAAGCAGAAGCGTTCCGGATCATTGAGGACCTTCGTGCCCGGGTTCATAGTGCTTGTGGCCGTATTGTCTCCTGCTCAGACATTGTTGCCATCGCGGCCCGTGATTCCGTCTTCCTG TCCGGAGGTCCATATTACAGAGTCCCCCTAGGTAGGCGAGATGGACTGACCTTTGCAACTCTGAATGATACGCTTCAGAATCTGCCTCCTCCTTCAGCAAATGCCAGTGTACTCATCTCTGCTCTTGCAACTTTGAACCTCACAGCCACCGATCTGGTTGCACTCTCTGGGGGTCACACCATAGGTATCGGTAGTTGCGGCTCTTTCGAAGATCGATTATACCCGACCCAAGATACTACTATGGACCAAACCTTTGCCCGAAACCTCAAACGAACATGTCCTGCACTCAACACCACCAATACTACGGTACTAGACATACGTACTCCAAACGTGTTCGATAACAGGTATTATGTGGATCTCATGAACCGACAAGGTCTGTTCACCTCGGATCAAGATCTGTATACAGATAGCAGAACCCGACCCATTGTGACTAGCTACGCTGTTAACCAGTCTttgttttttgagagatttgtgttTTCGATGATTAAGATGGGACAATTAAGCGTATTAACTGGTAGTCAGGGAGAAATTCGGTCCAACTGCTCCGCCCGAAACCCTGCCAGCAGCTCATCGTACTTATCATCTGTGGTTCACATTGATGAAGAACAACAAGAAGTAGTAGAGGGAGAAAGTGCTGCATTCTAA